In Nocardioides sp., the following proteins share a genomic window:
- a CDS encoding branched-chain amino acid ABC transporter permease has protein sequence MTTSATYWKIVHKWDAVVDRFKGLPKPAQMALVTLFALFFYALPIIRPPFITTQQIDFGGVLFSSAAFALVALGLNIVIGYAGLLDLGYVGFYCVGAYTTGLLTSYHWQWPFFLALPIAIAVTMISGVLLGAPTLRVRGDYLAIVTLGFGEIIRIAVTNLEWVGAAAGIKNIPHPPNVGPAAKPPFDPGGLFTIPHLQWDGLIPSIDHNRPTPFLVFGAVDAVPYYWLLLTVIILVLFADKLVKNSRVGRAWEATREDEDAAELMGVPTFRFKLLAFATGAAIGGLSGSLYASGQGGYINPLSFPLLLSILFVAAVIVGGSGNRWGAIFGGVLVAYLPERFRSVNDYRLLLFGLALMLLAIWRPQGLLPPRRTRRVNELKQEIEALEEGELDAEELADSSVATSKKDGAGDV, from the coding sequence ATGACCACGTCAGCCACGTATTGGAAGATCGTCCACAAGTGGGACGCAGTGGTGGACCGCTTCAAGGGACTGCCCAAGCCCGCCCAGATGGCGTTGGTCACGCTCTTCGCGCTGTTCTTCTACGCACTGCCGATCATCCGCCCGCCCTTCATCACCACCCAGCAGATCGACTTCGGCGGGGTGCTCTTCTCCTCGGCCGCGTTCGCTCTCGTGGCGCTCGGCCTCAACATCGTGATCGGGTACGCCGGTCTACTCGACCTGGGGTATGTCGGCTTCTACTGCGTGGGTGCGTACACGACCGGGCTGCTCACCTCGTACCACTGGCAATGGCCGTTCTTCCTGGCCCTGCCCATCGCGATCGCCGTCACCATGATCAGCGGTGTGCTTCTGGGTGCCCCGACGCTGCGCGTACGCGGTGACTACCTGGCGATCGTGACGTTGGGCTTCGGCGAGATCATCCGCATCGCCGTGACCAACCTGGAATGGGTCGGCGCGGCAGCGGGTATCAAGAACATCCCGCACCCGCCCAACGTCGGGCCCGCAGCCAAGCCCCCCTTCGATCCAGGCGGGCTCTTCACCATCCCGCACCTGCAATGGGACGGATTGATCCCGTCGATCGACCACAACCGGCCCACCCCGTTCCTGGTGTTCGGGGCCGTGGATGCGGTGCCCTACTACTGGCTGCTTCTGACCGTCATCATCTTGGTCCTGTTCGCGGACAAGCTGGTGAAGAACAGCCGGGTCGGTCGGGCCTGGGAGGCGACCCGCGAGGACGAGGACGCCGCCGAACTCATGGGCGTGCCGACCTTCCGCTTCAAGCTGCTCGCGTTCGCTACGGGTGCTGCCATCGGTGGCCTGTCCGGATCGCTGTATGCCAGCGGCCAGGGTGGCTACATCAACCCCTTGAGCTTCCCGCTGCTGCTGTCGATCCTGTTCGTCGCAGCCGTGATCGTCGGCGGTTCCGGCAACCGCTGGGGTGCCATCTTCGGTGGAGTCCTGGTGGCATACCTGCCCGAACGATTCCGGTCGGTCAACGACTACCGGCTCTTGCTGTTCGGACTCGCGCTGATGCTGCTGGCCATCTGGCGACCGCAAGGACTCTTGCCGCCTCGTCGGACGCGTCGGGTCAACGAGCTGAAACAGGAGATCGAGGCACTCGAAGAGGGCGAACTAGACGCAGAGGAGTTGGCCGACTCGTCGGTCGCGACCTCGAAGAAGGACGGAGCCGGCGATGTCTGA
- a CDS encoding hotdog fold thioesterase, translating to MTDDAATLDDFLSQMSDHMGALNERMGVQLTEVSKDRVVGTMPVEGNTQPYGLLHGGASVVLAESLGSLGSQLHAWPDRFAVGVDINATHHRSATAGTVTGVATPLHVGRKMATWDVVISDEEGRRLCTSRITCALLPTQRD from the coding sequence ATGACCGACGACGCCGCAACCCTCGACGACTTCCTCAGCCAGATGTCCGACCACATGGGAGCGCTCAACGAACGGATGGGCGTACAACTGACCGAGGTCTCCAAGGACCGCGTCGTCGGCACGATGCCCGTCGAGGGCAATACCCAGCCGTACGGCCTGCTGCACGGCGGCGCGTCCGTCGTCCTCGCGGAGTCGCTGGGATCTCTCGGGTCACAGTTGCACGCCTGGCCGGACCGGTTCGCGGTCGGCGTCGACATCAACGCCACCCATCACCGCTCCGCCACGGCCGGCACCGTCACGGGGGTGGCCACGCCACTGCACGTGGGTCGCAAGATGGCGACCTGGGACGTCGTGATCAGCGACGAGGAAGGCCGCCGGCTCTGCACGTCGCGCATCACCTGCGCGCTGCTGCCGACGCAGCGGGACTGA
- a CDS encoding branched-chain amino acid ABC transporter permease, with the protein MDFAFLFNNFAELTITGLAIGGIYALVALGYTMVYGVLQLINFAHSEVFMYGTFAVAWTFVFFEGTASQSWTLGQALPLLALSCIAAMAMSACVALLLERVAYRPLLARGAPRLIALISAIGASFSLAEMMGLRDRFAGWVGLDDNLTNYVSKARDLYSNPVTINPQGLFSIGDYQVNDVDLLIISAALIMMVFLDQFVRRTRLGRGIRATAQDPESASLMGVNSTRVIQVTFLIGGLMAGVAATLYMLKIGSTRQNAGFILGVKAFTAAVMGGIGNLRGALLGGLLLGVMENYGAAVFGTQWKDVFAFILLVFILLVRPSGLLGEALGKARA; encoded by the coding sequence TTGGACTTCGCGTTCCTGTTCAACAACTTCGCCGAGTTGACCATCACCGGCCTTGCGATCGGTGGCATCTACGCCCTGGTCGCGCTGGGCTACACGATGGTGTACGGCGTCCTGCAACTCATCAACTTCGCCCACTCCGAAGTGTTCATGTACGGCACCTTCGCGGTGGCGTGGACCTTCGTGTTCTTCGAGGGCACCGCATCTCAGTCCTGGACCCTCGGGCAGGCACTGCCCCTGCTGGCACTCTCGTGCATCGCCGCCATGGCGATGTCGGCGTGTGTGGCGTTGCTCCTGGAGCGGGTGGCGTACCGCCCGCTGCTGGCCCGTGGCGCACCCCGCCTGATCGCGCTGATCTCGGCGATCGGCGCCTCCTTCTCTCTCGCCGAGATGATGGGTCTTCGTGACCGCTTCGCCGGTTGGGTGGGTCTGGATGACAACCTGACCAACTACGTCAGCAAGGCGCGTGACCTCTACTCCAACCCGGTCACGATCAATCCCCAAGGCCTGTTCTCCATCGGCGACTACCAGGTCAACGACGTCGATCTGCTGATCATCTCCGCCGCGCTGATCATGATGGTCTTCCTCGACCAGTTCGTGCGCCGCACCCGTCTCGGCCGCGGTATCCGCGCCACTGCCCAAGACCCCGAGTCGGCATCGCTGATGGGTGTCAACTCGACCCGAGTCATCCAGGTCACCTTCCTCATCGGCGGACTGATGGCCGGTGTCGCGGCCACGCTCTACATGCTCAAGATCGGCTCGACGCGTCAGAACGCCGGGTTCATCCTCGGTGTCAAGGCGTTCACCGCGGCCGTCATGGGCGGCATCGGCAACCTGCGGGGCGCACTGCTCGGCGGTCTGCTGCTCGGCGTGATGGAGAACTACGGCGCGGCCGTCTTCGGCACGCAGTGGAAGGACGTCTTCGCGTTCATCCTCCTGGTCTTCATCCTCCTGGTGCGACCCTCCGGTCTGCTGGGTGAGGCGCTCGGAAAGGCACGCGCATGA
- a CDS encoding ABC transporter ATP-binding protein, with protein MSEPTKILELDNVVMRFGGLTALSEVAFDIREGEILGLIGPNGAGKTTCFNVMTGVYQATSGQVRFMGEPLGKRKRHQITQLGIARTFQNIRLFPSMTALENVLVGADAHSKVGILNSLFRTPRHRKTEAEAQAIARELLEFVGVAKHADELAANLSYGDQRRLEIARAMATRPKLLCLDEPAAGFNPAEKEKLMELIRKVRDQGMTVLLIEHDMRLVMGVTDRIVVLEFGKQIAEGTPAEIRDNPAVIAAYLGVEEPDAS; from the coding sequence ATGTCTGAGCCGACCAAGATCTTGGAACTGGACAACGTCGTGATGAGGTTCGGTGGCCTGACGGCCCTGAGCGAGGTCGCCTTCGACATCCGCGAGGGTGAGATCCTCGGGTTGATCGGGCCCAACGGTGCCGGGAAGACCACCTGCTTCAACGTGATGACGGGTGTGTATCAGGCCACTTCGGGCCAGGTGCGCTTCATGGGCGAGCCGCTGGGCAAGCGCAAGCGGCACCAGATCACCCAGCTGGGCATTGCGCGTACGTTCCAGAACATTCGGCTTTTCCCGTCCATGACGGCGTTGGAGAACGTGCTGGTCGGGGCCGACGCGCACAGCAAGGTCGGGATCCTCAACTCGCTGTTCCGCACCCCGCGGCACCGCAAGACCGAGGCCGAGGCCCAGGCGATCGCACGTGAACTCCTGGAGTTCGTGGGCGTGGCCAAGCATGCCGACGAGTTGGCGGCCAACCTGTCGTACGGCGACCAGCGCCGCCTGGAGATCGCGCGCGCGATGGCGACGCGACCCAAGTTGCTGTGCCTGGACGAACCCGCAGCCGGCTTCAACCCTGCCGAGAAGGAAAAGCTCATGGAGCTGATCCGCAAGGTACGTGACCAGGGCATGACGGTGCTGCTGATCGAGCACGACATGCGATTGGTGATGGGAGTCACCGACCGGATCGTCGTGCTGGAATTCGGCAAGCAGATCGCTGAGGGCACTCCGGCGGAGATCCGTGACAACCCTGCCGTGATCGCGGCCTACCTCGGAGTGGAGGAGCCCGATGCTTCTTGA
- a CDS encoding GNAT family N-acetyltransferase: protein MARVQVSRRDATLDDVAVLSQIWAGAVRSGDPSSVQSDMAGVLRRVAAAPDERIVVAEIDGHVVGAVHLQATTLTAINVEPVVRIVSPHVLARYRRLGIGYALMEAGVIWAEELGIAHVGSAAESSGREANRFMARLSLAPMAMLRVAPTSAIRARLDARRPVHGNEAALSRHIERVLASRRTRREQVRAQG, encoded by the coding sequence GTGGCTCGTGTCCAGGTGTCTCGTCGCGATGCAACGCTCGACGACGTCGCGGTGCTGTCGCAGATCTGGGCCGGTGCGGTGCGCTCGGGCGACCCCTCCAGCGTCCAGTCGGACATGGCAGGCGTGCTGCGGCGCGTCGCCGCCGCCCCTGACGAGCGGATCGTCGTGGCCGAGATCGACGGCCACGTCGTCGGCGCGGTCCATCTGCAGGCCACCACGTTGACGGCAATCAACGTCGAGCCGGTCGTACGCATCGTGTCGCCGCACGTCTTGGCGCGTTATCGCCGACTCGGCATCGGCTACGCGCTGATGGAGGCGGGCGTGATCTGGGCCGAAGAACTCGGCATCGCGCACGTGGGCAGTGCCGCAGAATCGAGTGGTCGAGAGGCCAACCGCTTCATGGCTCGGCTCTCGCTCGCGCCGATGGCGATGCTGCGCGTCGCGCCCACGTCGGCCATCCGCGCGCGCCTGGACGCGCGTCGACCGGTCCACGGCAACGAGGCGGCATTGTCGCGTCACATCGAACGCGTCCTGGCTTCTCGGCGTACCCGCCGCGAACAGGTGCGTGCACAGGGCTGA
- a CDS encoding ABC transporter ATP-binding protein, which yields MLLEIEGLCVNYGHIEAIRDITFGVEEGQIVSLIGANGAGKTTTLKTISGLRKVREGKIVFDGTDITHMKPEARVKLGLSQSPEGRGVFPGMTVRENLDMGAYVRKDKAAIAQDLDRVLGLFPRLEERIAQVAGTLSGGEQQMVAMGRALMARPRVVLLDEPSMGLAPKLIAQIFDIITEINEQGTTVLLVEQNAAQALKRADTAYVLETGEIVRSGTGAELAGDPSVKAAYLGGDL from the coding sequence ATGCTTCTTGAGATCGAAGGGCTGTGCGTCAACTACGGCCACATCGAGGCGATCCGCGACATCACGTTCGGCGTGGAGGAAGGCCAGATCGTCAGTCTGATCGGGGCCAATGGTGCTGGCAAGACCACCACCTTGAAGACCATCTCCGGGCTGCGCAAGGTGCGGGAGGGCAAGATCGTCTTCGACGGCACGGACATCACCCACATGAAACCCGAGGCCCGGGTGAAGTTGGGTCTGTCGCAGTCGCCGGAAGGTCGCGGCGTGTTCCCGGGCATGACGGTGCGCGAGAACCTGGACATGGGGGCGTACGTCCGCAAGGACAAGGCCGCTATCGCCCAGGATCTCGATCGGGTGTTGGGACTCTTCCCGCGCCTTGAGGAACGGATCGCTCAGGTGGCCGGCACCTTGTCGGGAGGCGAGCAGCAGATGGTGGCGATGGGCCGTGCGCTCATGGCCCGCCCGCGCGTCGTCCTGCTCGACGAGCCGTCCATGGGTCTGGCGCCCAAACTGATCGCGCAGATCTTCGACATCATCACCGAGATCAACGAGCAGGGCACGACCGTGCTGCTGGTCGAGCAGAATGCTGCGCAGGCTCTCAAGCGGGCTGACACGGCGTACGTCCTGGAGACCGGCGAGATCGTCCGATCCGGCACGGGCGCCGAGTTGGCGGGCGACCCTTCGGTCAAGGCTGCCTACCTCGGTGGAGACCTCTGA
- the polA gene encoding DNA polymerase I, which translates to MGHILLSVPPTRVAGVSTPAKSRLLLLDGHSLAYRAFFALPVDNFSTATGQHTNAVYGFTSMLVNVLRDEQPTHVGVAFDRSRQTFRLAEYSEYKAKRNKTPDEFKSQLPLIQQMLDAFAIRHLDLEGYEADDIIATLTARAEEDGLEVLILTGDRDSLQLVSPDVTVLYPTRGVSELARMTPAAVEEKYGVPPGRYPELAALVGEDSDNLPGIPGVGPKTAAKWLQQYDGLDNLITRADEVGGKAGDNLRRHLADVMRNRRLNALVRDLALEISPADLGRSEWQRQEALELLDLLEFRGELRTRIFDVIDPTPEEPIDESGFGLDTTRLAPGDLAGWLDQHAQGRTGVAVQGSWRAGTGEVRSVALAAADDAAAWFDATEMSPDDDAAFLTWLGDPDRPKVMHDAKGPSLALEARGWTVRGLVSDTALAAYLVQPDQRSYDLADLTLRYLKRELKQDSGDADQGELLFDDDSASGAAETAMLHARATLDLAQALDEAVEQQGGTQLLAEVELPLIDALVDMEQAGIAVDVDYLEALASEFDQGVRDAAQDAYEVIGREINLGSPKQLQTVLFDELAMPKTKRTKTGYTTDADALQGLLEKTEHPFLQHLLRHRDVIRLRQTVEGLLKTVASDGRIHTTFNQMIAATGRLSSTDPNLQNIPIRTSAGRRIREAFVVGPGHDSLMTADYSQIEMRIMAHLSGDEQLIEAFRSGQDFHSITAAKVFEVPADQVGVEERAKIKAMNYGLAYGLSAFGLSQQLRIEPSEARVLMDDYFETFGGIRDYLAGVVDEARRSGFTETILGRRRYLPDLTSDNRQRREMAERMALNAPIQGSAADLIKVAMLGVDAGIAESGLASRMLLQVHDELVFEVAPGEREALEALVRDRMGAAADLTVPLDVSVGFGGSWHEAAH; encoded by the coding sequence ATGGGCCACATTCTGCTGTCCGTGCCGCCGACTAGAGTCGCCGGGGTGAGCACTCCCGCCAAGTCACGCCTGCTGCTCCTCGACGGGCACTCCCTGGCCTACCGCGCCTTCTTCGCGCTGCCCGTGGACAACTTCTCCACCGCGACGGGCCAGCACACCAACGCCGTCTACGGCTTCACCTCGATGCTGGTCAACGTGTTGCGTGATGAGCAGCCCACCCACGTCGGCGTGGCGTTCGACCGCAGCCGCCAGACCTTCCGGCTGGCCGAATACTCCGAATACAAGGCCAAGCGCAACAAGACGCCCGACGAGTTCAAGTCGCAACTGCCGTTGATCCAACAGATGCTCGACGCCTTCGCGATCCGGCACCTCGATCTGGAGGGCTATGAGGCCGACGACATCATCGCCACCCTGACCGCCCGCGCCGAGGAGGACGGCTTGGAGGTGCTGATCCTCACCGGCGATCGTGACTCGTTGCAGTTGGTGTCGCCCGACGTCACCGTGCTCTATCCCACCCGAGGTGTCTCCGAGTTGGCCCGGATGACCCCGGCCGCAGTGGAGGAGAAATACGGTGTGCCGCCCGGTCGCTACCCCGAACTCGCTGCGCTCGTGGGAGAGGATTCCGACAACCTCCCCGGCATCCCCGGGGTCGGCCCCAAGACGGCCGCCAAGTGGCTCCAGCAGTACGACGGCCTCGACAACCTGATCACCCGCGCCGACGAGGTGGGCGGCAAGGCAGGCGACAACCTGCGTAGGCACCTGGCCGACGTGATGCGCAACCGGCGCCTCAACGCGCTGGTGCGCGACCTCGCGCTCGAAATCTCCCCGGCCGACCTCGGTCGCTCCGAGTGGCAGCGCCAGGAGGCGCTCGAGCTGCTCGACCTGCTGGAGTTCCGCGGCGAACTGCGCACCCGGATCTTCGACGTGATCGACCCGACCCCCGAGGAGCCGATCGACGAGTCCGGCTTCGGCCTGGACACGACCCGACTGGCACCCGGAGACCTGGCCGGCTGGCTCGACCAGCATGCCCAGGGACGTACGGGTGTCGCCGTGCAGGGCAGTTGGCGAGCCGGCACCGGCGAGGTGCGTTCGGTCGCGCTCGCTGCGGCCGATGACGCGGCGGCGTGGTTCGACGCGACCGAGATGAGCCCGGATGACGATGCGGCCTTCCTGACCTGGTTGGGCGATCCGGATCGCCCCAAGGTGATGCACGACGCCAAGGGACCGAGCCTGGCATTGGAGGCCCGCGGCTGGACCGTCCGCGGTCTGGTTAGCGACACGGCGCTGGCTGCTTACCTCGTGCAGCCGGACCAGCGGTCGTACGACCTGGCGGACCTGACGTTGCGCTATCTCAAGCGCGAGCTCAAGCAGGACTCGGGTGACGCCGACCAGGGCGAGTTGCTCTTCGACGACGACTCCGCGAGCGGGGCGGCCGAAACGGCGATGCTGCACGCTCGCGCGACGCTCGATCTGGCGCAGGCACTCGACGAGGCCGTCGAGCAGCAAGGCGGCACCCAACTGCTTGCCGAGGTCGAGTTGCCGCTGATCGACGCACTCGTCGACATGGAGCAGGCGGGGATCGCGGTCGACGTGGACTACTTGGAGGCGCTGGCCTCGGAATTCGACCAAGGCGTTCGGGACGCGGCGCAGGATGCGTACGAGGTGATCGGTCGCGAGATCAACCTGGGCTCGCCCAAGCAACTGCAGACGGTGCTCTTCGACGAACTCGCGATGCCCAAGACCAAGCGCACCAAGACCGGCTACACCACCGACGCCGACGCGCTGCAGGGGCTGCTGGAGAAGACCGAGCACCCGTTCCTGCAGCACCTGCTGCGCCATCGCGACGTGATCCGGCTGCGACAGACCGTGGAGGGACTGCTGAAGACCGTGGCGTCGGATGGCCGCATCCACACCACGTTCAATCAGATGATCGCCGCCACCGGCCGGCTGTCCAGCACCGACCCCAATCTGCAGAACATCCCGATCCGCACCAGTGCCGGTCGCCGGATCCGCGAAGCCTTCGTCGTCGGCCCCGGACACGACAGCCTGATGACGGCCGACTACAGCCAGATCGAGATGCGGATCATGGCGCACCTGTCGGGTGACGAACAGCTGATCGAGGCGTTCCGGTCCGGTCAGGACTTCCACTCGATCACGGCCGCCAAGGTCTTCGAGGTGCCCGCCGACCAGGTCGGTGTCGAAGAACGCGCCAAGATCAAGGCGATGAACTACGGCCTGGCGTATGGCTTGTCGGCGTTCGGGCTGTCGCAGCAATTGCGGATCGAACCGTCCGAAGCGCGCGTCTTGATGGACGACTACTTCGAGACCTTCGGCGGCATCCGTGACTACCTCGCCGGAGTGGTGGACGAGGCTCGCCGCTCGGGTTTCACCGAGACGATCTTGGGGCGTCGGCGTTATCTGCCCGACCTGACCAGCGACAACCGCCAGCGCCGCGAGATGGCCGAACGGATGGCCCTCAACGCGCCCATCCAGGGCTCGGCCGCCGACCTGATCAAGGTGGCCATGCTCGGCGTCGACGCCGGCATCGCCGAGAGCGGTCTCGCCTCTCGGATGTTGTTGCAGGTGCACGACGAACTCGTCTTCGAGGTCGCACCCGGTGAGCGCGAGGCGCTGGAGGCATTGGTGCGCGATCGGATGGGCGCGGCGGCCGACCTGACCGTGCCCCTCGACGTGTCGGTCGGCTTCGGCGGCTCGTGGCATGAGGCCGCACACTGA